Proteins encoded in a region of the Salmo trutta chromosome 34, fSalTru1.1, whole genome shotgun sequence genome:
- the LOC115173742 gene encoding mediator of RNA polymerase II transcription subunit 1-like isoform X1 has product MAFGINLGIVFLCSLFAEHSSFTWAPRDAQRVRGYGFSGSSRMEVEQRQTGGSYPQDQFRPASRGSIPSSFTSAQTKGKRTRAKNTDISLSGSIASGASAIHNMHQTKASRTYSQSVSDPSAVRPVSSWEAKRIQPYTLHPVQPHSSSSGLVQNPYGMFNVHSRTASNLKPSTPNYGSTQSGLKFSTSRQPNQGLVQTQSRGAPSLYGQAATLTRYVQDLKQGSSFSTLASKGPIEISAQSISTPDRQVPSSGSSFRPGPLSFGSTQGGSAAKSYKPSFSQDVMQYQSSSASRSVSTSNQYAQTSGQRLDGASRGMPTSSLASRSSLFRPSSTASGNSYGAFKPGSDPGATPSQSLFTSNQGGRGSTYSQNLLAKPAQRKYGQMSAHWGSYQPSYAASSGPVSSLFSSTFIQNAPATAQKSSGSKPAPSQRYQPSYMFNEVKSNTSSARSPTQILLSSSYGPTQSRTSSAISTTPQRFAQTSIHSIPELYGGSPIYRLKDPTR; this is encoded by the exons ATGGCTTTTGGAATTAATTTGGG GATTGTGTTCCTTTGCTCATTGTTTGCAGAACACTCAAGTTTTACATGGGCTCCACGTG ATGCCCAGAGAGTAAGAGGCTATGGGTTTTCTGGCTCTTCCAGAATGGAAGTTGAGCAGAGGCAAACAGGTGGCAGCTATCCCCAGGATCAATTCAGACCAGCCTCTCGTGGCTCTATCCCCAGCAGCTTTACCTCTGCCCAGACAAAGGGTAAGAGGACCCGTGCCAAGAATACTGACATTAGCCTCTCTGGTTCTATAGCCAGTGGAGCCTCTGCCATCCACAACATGCATCAAACCAAGGCCAGCAGAACCTATAGTCAAAGTGTCTCTGACCCCAGTGCAGTAAGGCCAGTTTCAAGTTGGGAGGCAAAGAGAATTCAGCCCTACACTCTTCATCCAGTACAGCCTCACTCCAGCAGCTCTGGTTTAGTCCAGAATCCATATGGTATGTTTAATGTCCACAGTAGAACTGCCTCTAACCTGAAACCATCTACTCCAAACTATGGCTCTACCCAGAGTGGATTGAAGTTCTCCACCTCCAGACAACCCAACCAAGGCCTTGTCCAGACTCAGAGTAGAGGAGCCCCCAGCCTCTATGGTCAAGCTGCTACCCTCACCCGCTATgtccaggacctgaagcaagggaGCAGCTTCTCTACCCTGGCTTCCAAGGGACCAATAGAAATCTCTGCCCAGTCAATTTCCACTCCTGACCGTCAAGTTCCCTCAAGTGGTTCTTCATTTAGACCAGGTCCTCTGAGTTTTGGTTCTACTCAAGGTGGGAGTGCAGCAAAAAGCTACAAGCCTAGCTTCTCCCAAGATGTTATGCAATACCAGAGCAGCTCTGCCAGTAGAAGTGTTTCAACTTCCAATCAATATGCCCAAACCTCTGGCCAGAGACTAGATGGAGCAAGTCGCGGCATGCCCACTTCCAGCCTGGCCTCTCGCTCCAGTCTTTTTCGCCCTAGCTCTACAGCTAGTGGAAACTCCTATGGAGCCTTCAAGCCTGGCTCTGACCCTGGTGCAACACCAAGCCAAAGCCTGTTTACCTCTAACCAGGGTGGAAGGGGTTCAACATACAGCCAGAATCTCCTTGCTAAACCTGCCCAAAGGAAGTATGGCCAAATGTCTGCTCATTGGGGGAGCTACCAGCCCAGCTATGCTGCCAGTAGTGGGCCAGTCTCCAGCCTCTTCAGTTCAACATTCATCCAGAATGCTCCTGCCACAGCCCAGAAGTCAAGTGGCTCTAAACCTGCCCCCAGTCAACGCTATCAGCCCAGCTATATGTTCAATGAAGTGAAGTCCAACACTAGCTCTGCCAGAAGTCCCACCCAGATCCTCTTGTCTAGCAGCTATGGCCCTACCCAGAGCAGGACCAGCAGTGCCATCTCAACCACCCCTCAACGCTTTGCCCAGACCAGCATCCACAGCATCCCAGAATTGTACGGCGGATCTCCAATCTACCGGCTCAAAGACCCTACTCGGTAG
- the LOC115173742 gene encoding uncharacterized protein LOC115173742 isoform X2, giving the protein MGFLALPEWKLSRGKQVAAIPRINSDQPLVALSPAALPLPRQRSGLKFSTSRQPNQGLVQTQSRGAPSLYGQAATLTRYVQDLKQGSSFSTLASKGPIEISAQSISTPDRQVPSSGSSFRPGPLSFGSTQGGSAAKSYKPSFSQDVMQYQSSSASRSVSTSNQYAQTSGQRLDGASRGMPTSSLASRSSLFRPSSTASGNSYGAFKPGSDPGATPSQSLFTSNQGGRGSTYSQNLLAKPAQRKYGQMSAHWGSYQPSYAASSGPVSSLFSSTFIQNAPATAQKSSGSKPAPSQRYQPSYMFNEVKSNTSSARSPTQILLSSSYGPTQSRTSSAISTTPQRFAQTSIHSIPELYGGSPIYRLKDPTR; this is encoded by the exons ATGGGTTTTCTGGCTCTTCCAGAATGGAAGTTGAGCAGAGGCAAACAGGTGGCAGCTATCCCCAGGATCAATTCAGACCAGCCTCTCGTGGCTCTATCCCCAGCAGCTTTACCTCTGCCCAGACAAAGG AGTGGATTGAAGTTCTCCACCTCCAGACAACCCAACCAAGGCCTTGTCCAGACTCAGAGTAGAGGAGCCCCCAGCCTCTATGGTCAAGCTGCTACCCTCACCCGCTATgtccaggacctgaagcaagggaGCAGCTTCTCTACCCTGGCTTCCAAGGGACCAATAGAAATCTCTGCCCAGTCAATTTCCACTCCTGACCGTCAAGTTCCCTCAAGTGGTTCTTCATTTAGACCAGGTCCTCTGAGTTTTGGTTCTACTCAAGGTGGGAGTGCAGCAAAAAGCTACAAGCCTAGCTTCTCCCAAGATGTTATGCAATACCAGAGCAGCTCTGCCAGTAGAAGTGTTTCAACTTCCAATCAATATGCCCAAACCTCTGGCCAGAGACTAGATGGAGCAAGTCGCGGCATGCCCACTTCCAGCCTGGCCTCTCGCTCCAGTCTTTTTCGCCCTAGCTCTACAGCTAGTGGAAACTCCTATGGAGCCTTCAAGCCTGGCTCTGACCCTGGTGCAACACCAAGCCAAAGCCTGTTTACCTCTAACCAGGGTGGAAGGGGTTCAACATACAGCCAGAATCTCCTTGCTAAACCTGCCCAAAGGAAGTATGGCCAAATGTCTGCTCATTGGGGGAGCTACCAGCCCAGCTATGCTGCCAGTAGTGGGCCAGTCTCCAGCCTCTTCAGTTCAACATTCATCCAGAATGCTCCTGCCACAGCCCAGAAGTCAAGTGGCTCTAAACCTGCCCCCAGTCAACGCTATCAGCCCAGCTATATGTTCAATGAAGTGAAGTCCAACACTAGCTCTGCCAGAAGTCCCACCCAGATCCTCTTGTCTAGCAGCTATGGCCCTACCCAGAGCAGGACCAGCAGTGCCATCTCAACCACCCCTCAACGCTTTGCCCAGACCAGCATCCACAGCATCCCAGAATTGTACGGCGGATCTCCAATCTACCGGCTCAAAGACCCTACTCGGTAG